One window of the Lodderomyces elongisporus chromosome 6, complete sequence genome contains the following:
- the COR1 gene encoding Cytochrome b-c1 complex subunit 1, mitochondrial (MEROPS:MER0043998) — MLRGSTVLKSVTGRRFLSTGVKYTTLSNGVTVASEVNNDAKHSTVGLYFGAGSRSEHPYCNGVSALTAEILAHHHNVGADGVLTSSHNSKEINGIVAEAKNENVDSAAKLIASIASNAEEIVNKADIKVAKNRLSTQAAAVEANPESKVLSHLASSAFQGYSLSLPTLGTTDSIANLETDDSLRHLSKHLVNNNVIIASSGNFDHEKLVDTIEANLKIAEGAKPDIKPASFLGSEVRMRDDTMPKAYFSIAVSGEGLGSPHYYTAKVAAAIFGNFYLHSTTAKYTSPKLASIVQEYDIVEKYHHFSKSWSDQGLWGYYAEVPNKFTIDDFCHFSLKQWNRLSISISEQEVARAKAQVKTKLASHYNSTRHVSKDIAKNVLTVGYKHSLREAFEKIDAITVSDVKEWGKSKVWDRDIVISGTGLIEDLLDYNRNRNEMAMMRW, encoded by the coding sequence ATGCTTCGTGGCTCTACTGTATTGAAAAGCGTTACAGGACGTCGTTTCTTGTCTACTGGTGTCAAGTACACAACCTTGTCTAATGGTGTCACAGTTGCAAGTGAAGTCAACAACGATGCCAAACACTCTACCGTTGGTCTTTATTTCGGAGCAGGTTCTAGATCAGAACACCCATACTGCAACGGTGTCTCCGCTTTGACTGCTGAGATCTTGGCTCACCACCACAATGTTGGTGCAGATGGTGTCTTGACCAGTTCCCACAACTCCAAAGAAATCAATGGTATTGTTGCAGAAgctaaaaatgaaaatgtcGATTCTGCAGCTAAATTGATTGCATCGATTGCATCAAATGCTGAAGAGATTGTCAACAAAGCCGACATCAAGGTTGCCAAGAACAGATTGAGCACTCAAGCTGCAGCTGTTGAAGCTAACCCAGAATCCAAGGTCTTGAGCCACTTGGCATCCAGTGCCTTCCAAGGTTACTCTTTGAGTTTGCCAACCTTGGGTACCACTGATAGCATTGCCAACTTGGAAACCGATGACTCATTGCGTCACTTGTCCAAACACTTggtcaacaacaatgttATCATTGCATCATCTGGTAACTTTGACCACGAAAAATTGGTGGACACCATTGAAGCCAACTTGAAGATTGCTGAAGGTGCCAAACCAGATATCAAGCCAGCATCATTCTTGGGTTCAGAAGTTAGAATGAGAGATGACACTATGCCAAAGGCATACTTTTCAATTGCTGTTTCTGGTGAAGGTCTTGGATCCCCACACTACTACACTGCTAAAGTTGCAGCAGCAATCTTTGGAAACTTTTACCTCCACTCCACCACTGCTAAATACACCTCACCAAAATTGGCTTCAATCGTTCAAGAGTATGACATTGTTGAGAAATACCACCACTTTTCCAAGTCCTGGTCTGACCAAGGTTTGTGGGGTTACTATGCCGAAGTTCCTAACAAGTTTACCATTGATGACTTTTGCCACTTTTCATTGAAACAATGGAACAGATTGTCAATCTCCATTAGTGAACAAGAAGTTGCTAGAGCTAAGGCACAAGTCAAGACCAAGCTTGCTTCTCACTACAACTCGACCCGTCACGTCTCCAAGGACATCGCAAAGAATGTCTTGACTGTAGGATACAAGCACTCACTCAGGGAAgcatttgaaaagattgatgCTATTACCGTTAGCGATGTTAAGGAATGGGGTAAGAGTAAAGTCTGGGATAGAGACattgttatttctggtaCTGGTCTTATTGAAGATTTGTTGGACTacaatagaaatagaaacgAAATGGCAATGATGAGATGGTAA